One genomic segment of Erysipelotrichaceae bacterium 66202529 includes these proteins:
- a CDS encoding FMN-binding glutamate synthase family protein — protein sequence MKYVCEICGYIYDETVEGTPWNNLDDTWSCPLCTAPKACFKPDKTEESDKQITDTNKNASTLSIQKNAKKEDTLESNMSLIHEMSVHGSSRIEAMRTRKPVPGWDDILLLGGQLSNPPLADKADVDTTTIIGKHARKPMVLEHAVYVSHMSFGALSKEAKTALAMGTAAVHTAQCSGEGGILPDEINHAYKYIFEYVPNKYSVTDENLKRSDAIEIKIGQGSKPGMGGHLPAEKVTEEISAIRGKPLHKDIISPSKFEEIKTKDDLKNLVSSLRERSEGRPIGIKIAAGHIEADLEWIAYAQPDFITIDGRGGATGASPKYLKDNATVPTVYALARARAYMDKHHMSQELIITGGFRTSGEMIKALAMGTDAVAIASAAMMAIGCQQYRICHNGKCPMGIATQDPELRKNFSIEKGAKRLENYLNVLREELKSFARISGHTSIHDLSEDDLCTTSSEISNHTNIPHC from the coding sequence ATGAAATATGTATGCGAAATATGTGGCTATATCTATGACGAAACTGTGGAAGGTACTCCTTGGAACAACCTGGACGATACCTGGTCATGTCCTCTCTGCACTGCTCCAAAAGCATGCTTTAAGCCTGATAAAACAGAAGAAAGTGATAAACAGATAACCGACACAAATAAAAATGCATCCACACTGTCCATTCAAAAAAATGCCAAAAAAGAAGATACACTCGAATCCAATATGTCACTTATTCATGAGATGTCTGTCCATGGCTCCAGCCGTATAGAAGCAATGCGTACCCGCAAACCTGTACCCGGATGGGACGATATCCTTCTATTAGGCGGTCAACTATCCAATCCACCACTCGCTGATAAAGCCGATGTTGACACAACAACAATCATAGGAAAACACGCGCGTAAACCGATGGTTCTGGAGCATGCTGTCTACGTATCCCACATGTCCTTCGGCGCCCTTTCAAAAGAAGCGAAAACAGCACTTGCCATGGGCACAGCTGCTGTACATACCGCTCAATGCAGCGGAGAAGGCGGTATCCTGCCGGATGAAATCAATCATGCATATAAATACATTTTTGAATATGTTCCCAACAAATACAGTGTAACGGATGAAAATCTGAAACGCAGTGACGCTATTGAAATCAAAATCGGGCAGGGCTCAAAACCAGGCATGGGTGGTCACCTTCCTGCAGAAAAAGTCACTGAAGAAATATCCGCCATACGCGGGAAGCCTCTGCATAAAGATATCATATCCCCCTCAAAATTTGAAGAAATCAAAACAAAGGACGATTTAAAAAATCTTGTATCCTCCCTGAGAGAACGCAGTGAAGGCCGACCGATCGGCATAAAAATTGCTGCCGGGCATATTGAAGCTGACCTGGAATGGATAGCATATGCTCAGCCTGATTTTATAACCATTGACGGTCGTGGCGGTGCAACTGGCGCATCACCGAAATATCTCAAAGATAATGCTACCGTACCAACCGTATACGCATTAGCCAGAGCACGGGCATATATGGATAAACATCATATGTCCCAGGAGCTCATCATCACAGGAGGCTTTCGTACCAGCGGTGAAATGATAAAAGCCCTCGCTATGGGAACTGATGCTGTAGCAATCGCAAGTGCTGCCATGATGGCCATCGGGTGCCAGCAATACCGTATCTGCCACAATGGAAAATGCCCTATGGGAATTGCGACACAGGATCCAGAGCTGCGTAAAAACTTCTCCATAGAAAAAGGGGCAAAACGCTTAGAAAACTATCTAAATGTATTAAGAGAAGAACTAAAATCCTTCGCAAGAATCAGTGGACATACCTCCATACATGATCTCAGTGAGGATGACCTTTGCACAACCAGCTCGGAAATATCCAATCATACCAACATTCCTCACTGCTGA